CTGTTGGGAAGGGGCATGCGCTCAAACGATGGAAAAGGAGATGGCACCTGAGACCAGGGCCATACGATACAGCCACGTTAACCTGAGAGTCTAtaggaaaggaaatgaaggaacGACCGTGCCCGGGCCCCAGCCAGGCCTCACCCGCAGATCCCGGCTCCGTGACAGCTCTTCAAATCCCGGGTTCCAGCCGTACCAGACGACGTAGAAAGCCAAGCCCAGGGCCAGCGCCAACagtagcagaggcaggagccGCACTCGCGGCAGCAGGCGGCGCTTGGAAAGTGCGGGCGGTTGCATGAAGCCCCGATCCCCGAGCCGCTGCCGGGGCCGCCCGCGGCTCCCGGAGAGCATGGCAGCTTCGCCCTGAAACCAGTCCCTGGACTGGGGTTTGAGTTTAGGCCAAGATCCGCCCattgtggattaaaaaaaaaaaaccataaacaagGAGAGTGGCTGCTTCGTCCCCCAAGTGACTGCGATTGGCTGTACTAAACGTCGTACAACCCAAAAGGCAGCGCGGAAACCCTAGGGCCCGCCCCCACGGAGAGGATCAGCCAATGACGTGCGTCTGACTGTGTGAAACCGCTCTCGCCGGCGCGGAGCCACGCCCCTCACAATGTCGCTCAAGAAACACATCCAGGAACCGTCGCTCCAGGAAAAAGGGGCGGCACCAACCCCTAAAGCAAGGCGTCGATTGGCTTGCCCGAAGCCACGCCCCCATGGGAACAGCGTGTCGGCGGCTGTTTGGAAACGGTATTGCGTTCCCTTCCTCCACATCGACTGTTGGACAGGGAATAACTCAAGTCAGGCCCCCTTTTGTTTTCCCCTCCTAGTCGGGAGCAGAGACCCCCTATTGTGATCCTCAATGGCCTCGAATCCTTCCACCCCCAGGCATTTCCAACGGCAGCCGCCAGCGGATGGGTCACTATGGCAACAGGGCACGCCCACACCCTCTGCTGTGGGTTGCGCAGGCGCTGGCGGAAGTGAGCCGCAGGCGGCGGAAGTCCCGCCCTCCCCTCGCTCGACTCCGGCGGCCCGAGCAACGCGGTGGAGGCGGGAGTGATCTGCGAGCGAAACCTCCACCATGTGAGGCCGGGCTGGGCTTCGGCGGGGTCACGAGGGCGGAGGGGGTCAGTGTAGCAGGTTAACGGTGGGAATGGGGTGTTCGTAGCCGGGGGGCAGAGTCCTTCAAGCGAACGTAGTGTGTTTTCTCCTGCGGTGCTTGAGACCGGGCGTGGGGCCTTGGGCGGATCATGAGTTCCGGAGGGGGACGGCTTTATTCCTTCAATGGGCTTAGGACTCTCCCAGGTACTGAGTCCTGTGAAAATGGACTGTAAGAGGAAAGCTGAGCCTGGTGGTTCATGCCTAGAgtcccaggctgaggcaggaggatcgctagTTCGTGGCACGGTTCACAGCGAGACAGTTTCCAAAAGAAATAGTAGTTTTAAATGGGAGTGGTataatggataaagaataaaaatagtgcagggctctaggaaaaaaaataataataacgaGAGACTTAACCAGGATAAATTAGAGAACAGGTATGCGGCTTTTCGACCTAATTAGAGACTGTTAGAGTAGCAAGCTACTGCGGTGGTTTGGTGTGTTAATTCATTGAGCAGATATTACATAGACAGCTTATAAGTTAAGACACATGGTGAATAAAAGGTCCTTGCCCCCAAGAGGCGTGAAAAATCTCACTGGGACTTGTAAAAGGAATGGGTAGGGAGGCCATAGAGTAATGAATGGGTGTATACAGTGTGTTAGATGATCAAGAGCTTGAATGAAGACATTGAGTCGCTAGCACAAAAGGACACACTAAGAGTGAAATCCttgggctggagttacagctcTGTGGACGAGTACTTGGCTACCAGTACTGGGTTCAGTCATCAGCGCCACACAAAccgggcatggtagcacatgccgttaatcccagcactctagaggcagggacagacagcttgagccccaggccagccagggttacatagttaGATGTTATGGGGGTGGGGCACCAGGAGAGAGGTGATGGAAGTTTAGGCCATGGATAGAAACGGCCAGGTTTTAGATATATTGTAGAGGTAGATGACAAGATGTGAGGGTAGGCTTGCTGTAAGTTGTTAGAGAAGAATCGAATGCCAGGAATGATGGTGAacccttgtaatcccagaacttgggaggtggtgTCAGGAGAATTGAGAATTGaaggtcatccttagttacagagcaagttcaaggctagcctgagctatatgagatcctgtccccaaaaCAGAAATCAATTAAACAGTAGTTTAGCTTAGAGAAGCCACTGAATGGAGTTGCCATCAATGAAGTGGGTGGAAGAGGTGTGGTTAGAGGAGCTGGAGCAGACTAAACTGGAAGTGTCTCTCCTACCTCCAGAAAAGACTGACCAGGGAGGGTGTTGGGGGGCCAGGTTGAGGACACACCGGACAGTGACTGTGACCACTCACACTTCCAACCTGAACCTATCTCACGCATGGGTTCTCTGCTCAGGAGTCTCCTCAATAAACCCAAGAGTGAGATGACCCCAGAGGAGCTGCAGAagcgggaggaggaggaattcaaCACAGGTCCCCTCTCGGTGCTCACGCAGTCAGTCAAGAACAACACACAGGTGCTCATTAACTGTCGCAACAACAAGAAGCTTCTGGGACGGGTGAAGGCCTTTGACAGGTGGGTGCTGTCGGGGAGGGCGGGGTCTGAGGGGCCTGAAGGGAAGACTATACCAGAAGCATCATGGCAgtaagctggacatggtgacaaacacctttaatctcagcactcaggagcatcaccatgagttagaggccagccacagaaaatcaaaacaaatttacaaaatcagaaagtgggggtggggtgccattttattagtgtgtgtgtgtgtgtgtgtgtgtgtgtgtgtgtgtgtgtgtgtgtgtgtgtgtgttacttgagacagggtttctctgtgtggccttggctgtcctggaactcactctgtagaccaggctggcttcgaactcacagagatccacctgcttctgcctcccgagtgctgggattaaagtgtgcacaaccactgcccggctgaaattTGTCTTTCTTACGTGTAtatcccatgtgctaggattacaggcatggaatACACCATCCTGCCTGGTTCATCCTTTAGTTAAGGTCGTGCCTTCTTTAAGGAGTTGTCTTATGATCTAGTCATACATGTCCATCATTGTACACGTTCGCCATCCCCAAGCAAGCATTTCTGGAAGGAACTGATCCAAGTGTAAACACATGGCCACCTGGCGCCATGAGGACAGGACAGTGCAGCACTGGCGTGCACGTGTTGGGAGCCATGCCTAACCCCAGCACCCTGGGACCCTCTGGGTTTGGAGGGAGAGGTGTTCTCTCCTGCTGTTTCCCCAAGTACTTAGAGTCGATGGCAGAAGTGGAGCCATTTTGATTGCCTCTACTATGCCGGGGTCATGCTTCAGAAATACTGCATTCCTTCACCAGTCCTCAGTCAGCTCTGTGAAATAGATAACTCCATTTCagaaagggggaaactgaggaacagaATGGGCTGAGATGGTACTGGAGCTTCACCCTTTCTCCATGCCTGCTGCTAGGGGGATCACCCAGTGCCAGGCAGAGGTGCGCACTCAGAATGCCCCCTCTcactccagccttctccccaacccctgTCTCACCAGGCACtgcaacatggtgctggagaatgtgAAAGAGATGTGGACTGAGGTCCCCAAGAGCGGCAAGGGTAAGAAGAAGTCCAAGCCTGTCAACAAGGACCGCTACATCTCCAAGATGTTCCTGCGCGGGGATTCGGTCATTGTGGTGCTGCGGAACCCGCTCATCGCCGGCAAGTAGAGGAGAGGCCTCTTCCCTCTATGAGAGCCTGCTCCCTGCCCTGCCGAGCCTTGCCCAATGGGATGGAAATAAAACcctgtgtttttttgttgttttgtttctgatggTCTTCTCTGCCCTTGGATCTTGTGAACAGAGTGGActgtgggagagggagacagagtcgGGTTATCATGGGCTAGGCACTAGGACGGGACCTGTGAATAGGTGAAGCACATCTGCCCCGTCTGTGAAGAAGACAATTGAGACAGAAatgatcttttgtttttttcaagatagggtttctctgtgtagctttgcgcctttcctggaactcactctgtagaccaggctggcctcgaactcacagagatccacttgcctctgcctcccgagtgctgggattaaagacgtgcaccaccaccacctggccacagaAATGATCTTAATTTATCTTTTGTGTGATGTGGGCAGAGGGATTCTCTGGCAAATTTGTGGGGAGGTACAGGTGGGGAAAGGTAGCCTGTTCATTGCAAGAAGATTATGGAAGGACTCTGCCTTGTTCTGGACTGTACACAGGGCCCTCTGTCCCACCCATGGCTCTATTCTGTCTCAGTATCTCAATATCCCCACAGTCCAGGTAATTCCAAATACGAGGTAGATGCAGGAGATCATAGGCCTGAGGTCGGGATAGCTTCcctctttaaaatatacatgaacCGTGTAGGTGTgttgcctgcatatgtctgttCCTGGTGCCCTCGAGCCAGAAAAGgggggttggatcccctggaagtagagttacagatggtggtgagcagccatgtgggtgctgggaaccaaacctaggtcctctatgAAAGCAGCAGGCAACCTTGACTGCttggccacctctccagccacctcGCTGTCGACTTGATCTATGGAAGCCCTGTGCAGAATGGGGAAGCCTGTAGGAGAGAAGGCCTGTGGTTTTTGGTCAATAAAGGCGTGTATTCCTCAGTGGCTGTCAGAACAGTCTTGGTATGGACTCTaagctttctctcttttgttcttttgtggtactggggactgaacctaagatctcccatgcttagcAGGCTCTCCACcgtgagctacatcctcagccctccaGTCTCTTGTGTATGAATAGAATTAGGCTGTCAGCCAGCAAACTCCAGCATCCTGTCTCCGCCGTGCTGTGGGTGGGTGCTgcagatttgaactcaagtcctcttgcTTATACAACAAGTActgttaaccgctgagccatctccctaattCTCTTCActctttcttctgagacagggacgTCTCAGgaagtttcccaggctggccttgaatttgcaatcttcctgccttagtcttCCAAGCAGCTAGTGTAacaggcctgtgtcaccaggGCTATAGACCTTGTTCAGGGGTGACCACTGAGATTCAGAAAGGGCGATGACTTGCCCCAAAGTCACCCAACTAGAAAACAGTGAAGCTACATCAAGATAGCCCctggggctggtaagatggcttagtggctactGAGTTTAGTGCCCAGCGCCCACATCTGGCAGCTGCTTGTAACTACAGGGGGTTGTTACAAGGGGAGCCAACACCCTTGCTGACTTcctttgggcacctgcacacaaatacgcatagattaaaaatagatttttaggttgggtgtggtagcatatgcctttaattccagcactggggagatacaggcagcctggtctacatagtgagttccaggacacccagagctacacagagaaaccctatccaaacaaaacaagagggATCTTTATGGCCTATCGTGGTGGTGCATgtgtttaatcctagcactcagggaaGCAGTGGCAGAGActtctctgcaagttcaaggccagcttggtctacatagtgagttccaagacaaccagggctacacagtaagaccctgtttccaaaaaacaaacaacaaaacagcctAGTGAACAATACAACAAACGAAAACAAAGGCAGGCACAGTGTTGCATGCCTATGATCCCACagcttaagaggctgaggcaggaggtgagccaggcatagtgagaTCATCTCCACAAGAAAAGGCTCTGTTGGAAGTGCATTCATTCGGAAAGGAGCTAGCTAGCCTGggctcccctccacctcctcccactTGATGGGCTTCCATGCTCTTCTAGGCTCTCTCTAGGGCTCAGAAACAGGGACATTGAGGAGAGAGCTCACCCAGGAGCTCCTTCCAGTGTGCTCTGAGAACCGGGATTGCAGCCTCCAGACCTGCCAAAGGTACTTTGTGTCTCAGCTGGCCTTCCCGTTGGGTCCCCCACCAGCACCACTGCAACCTCCGCCTCACAGGGGGAGTGGGCCACAGTGCcagggaggaagacagacagcCCCTCTGTGTGGTGACCTGAAGAGCAGCAGAGGGAGCTGGGTGTGGCTGCTGGACCTTTACACCTGTGCGTTCTTGTCCAGGActacattgagagaccctgtctaaaaaacacaaataataaattttaagccATGCAGCCAAGCTGGTAGGCAATCTCTGTACACAGCTGCCCTGAAGCCTTGAGGTCTCAGGCTTGGGCTCCAGCCCTGCTCTGTCGCCCTGAGCACTACTTAGCAGACATGGAAAGGTTGTAGTCCTGGGCATCTGGCTGCCCAAATGGTGCTTCTATCTAGTTTTTATTAATTACATGtggtgagagtgtgtgtgtgcatgttcacatgtgtatggaTACATTTGCACACATTTGTATGGAGATCAGACAGATGTAAGAATcgatacatgtgtatgcatgttcacatatgAATGGCTACATGTGCACACCTTTGTATGTATGGAGGCCCAGGCTTACATGGGAAGCTCCCACAATCATTCTCCCAagtatgtgggtgctaggaattggagCCGTGGTCCTCAGACTTGAACGCCCAGCCCACCTAGGCGTCTCCCCTGGCCCCTTCTGGTTTTGTTAGGGTCTTGTTatataacctaggctggcctcagattgcagcaagctcctgcctcagcttcctggatgGTGGGGTGTACATCACTACTTCCTGACCACATTATTTCTGGGGAAAGGATGTGATCTCACTTGAGTCCTGACTATCATGAATTTTAGTAaggaaggctggctttgaacagtCTTCAataaccctgcctctgcctttgattGCTTTCAGATTATCCCTTTGGGGATGAAAGCCGAAGTAGAGGTCCTCAGGGATTGCACCAGTCAGACATGATGGACCCCAAGTGAGTCAAGCAGTGTGGGAGTGATCACATGAAGTCCTGGGCAACCTGAGCTGCAGGTCCCAGAGAAGGGAACAGTACAGACAAGTTGGGAATTCAGGGACAGCCAAGAAATGGACTaggctgcttcctgctgcttTTGCTGTTTATTTGAGGGAAGGTCTCACATAGTTCAAATATCCAACTTGCTTTCCATCAAGGTGACCTTCAACTCGACCTCCTCCCACCACCTCAGGTGCTGGGACCACAGCTGTCCAGCTGTCCCACCCCCTTGTCCAGCTCTGCTGTTCGTGTTCTTTCCAGAGAAGCGGCAGGTTCACACACATAGCTTTACTTTGTTCATGTGTCTCAAAGAGTGTCCATGAGATTCTCTCAGGGGGGAGCACAGGGGCAACGTGTGGCTCCAGCTGCCCCTTACTGTCTATGGCAGAAGACCTCACACACACCCTGGTCATCTCCCTTTCCAGCCTGGCCTTCATCTCCCACCCCATAAAGAAGCAAGGATTCTCCTGCTTGATTTACTAGGGCCTCCACTCCCAGCCGCCAAAGGCCGAGGTGGGAAGTGCAGGGTCAGCTGTGGGGCACATCTTTCTGGGGACCCTGGGGAAAATACAGCACCCCCCACTAACTGAggtctgtatgtgtgcacacacgcacacgcacacacacacgcaggtggACCAGCCACAGTGAGGCTGCATCCCCAAATACCTCTCCGTCCTCCCTGGGAGGCGGAAGGGTGTGTCCTAACTGCCAGCAGTGGGTCCAGATGCTAAtgttcagcccccccccccccccccccccgagtctcACCAGCCTTATACAGGCCAAGAGCCCTTCGATTCTCCCTCCTTTTGTCCCAGCAGTCTGATCCCTCTCCTGGGATCCATCAGCAAATCTTTCTCACCCTCTGTGGCCTCCCTCTGGTCCAGCTACCTGCATTCCTCTCACTGGGCTCCCAGCTCACATCCTGCCCCCAATAATCTGTCCCTGTGGAGCCCACAACTGTGTGGGAAAGAGCCAAGGAGACAGACAGCCCTGCTAAacgcagggctggagagatggagttcAGTTCACCCCACCCACGTGGAGGCTGACAACCATCCAGTCGCAGAGGATCTTCTGCCCTTCAGGCATACGTAAgtgctgcatgcatg
The nucleotide sequence above comes from Peromyscus maniculatus bairdii isolate BWxNUB_F1_BW_parent chromosome 1, HU_Pman_BW_mat_3.1, whole genome shotgun sequence. Encoded proteins:
- the Snrpd2 gene encoding small nuclear ribonucleoprotein Sm D2; this encodes MSLLNKPKSEMTPEELQKREEEEFNTGPLSVLTQSVKNNTQVLINCRNNKKLLGRVKAFDRHCNMVLENVKEMWTEVPKSGKGKKKSKPVNKDRYISKMFLRGDSVIVVLRNPLIAGK
- the LOC143273377 gene encoding uncharacterized protein LOC143273377 yields the protein MSLKKHIQEPSLQEKGAAPTPKARRRLACPKPRPHGNSVSAAVWKRHFQRQPPADGSLWQQGTPTPSAVGCAGAGGSEPQAAEVPPSPRSTPAARATRWRRE